The genomic DNA CTTTCGTCCTTCTTGCCCTTGTCTTTCTTGCTCACGATTTCGTCAACGAGGCCATACTCTTTGGCTGCAGTCGGGGACATATAAAAATCCCGCTCTGTATCTTTGGCGACAACATCAATCGGCTGGCCGGTATGCTCGGAGAGAATCTCATTGAGAACGGTTCGAGTCTCAAGGATTTCTTTCGCCTGAATTTCAATATCCGAAACTTGACCACCAACTTGCCCATATGGCTGATGAATCATCATCTTGGCATGTGGCAGAATGAACCGTTTTCCAGCAGATCCCCCTGCAACGAGGATCGCTCCGCCACTGGCAGCGAGTCCGACGCAGTACGTGGCGACTTTGCAATCGAGAAACTGCATGGTGTCGTAAATCGCCAGCGTTGCGGTAACCGAACCACCGGGTGAGTTGACATACAGGTGGATATCCTGATGTCGGTTCTCTGACTGGAGATAGAGCAATTTCATGACGATCATATTGGCGTTGCCATCATGAATGGGACCATCGAGAAAGATGATCCGGTTCTCTAAAAGCAAATCGCCGACAGTCATCTGCCGTGTTCGTTGATAGTCGCTGTTTTGAGGCTGTACCGGTGAAGGCCGCTCGATATTCAAGTCAAACATACTCAATCTCAATTCCTGCTGAGTGCCTGCTGAGGCTCGATTTTGAATTCTCTATTTGTTTTCTCTTCGTTCACAAAGAACGAAACTCTAACAATATCTTTGAAGTCGCGACTTCCGTAGCCGCGATTCGTTGAATCGCTGTCTCCCAATACACTCTGAGAGAATTGTTGATCAATAATTGCCGATGGATTTGATATTCTCTGACTGCAGAGAGAATTTCGGAACCAAAATTCTCTCTCTCGGATTGTTCGTGTTTCTGCCGGGTGCGTCAATGGCGATCGTAGCCTCTCCTTCCGACAAAAAACGATTGGAGTAGACTTCGAGCGACCGAAACCTCCCTGAGTTCCCGAATCTCGCACAGTCTCATGATGCCTGTTAAAAAATCAGTCTCATTGAATAGTAGATTATACACTCGCTGGTCAAGCAGAGTTGACACATTCTCCAAGCTTGATCTTTCGAGAATCGCACTCAAAACTGACTGATTTACCAGAGCTCTCTAACCTCCGACTTCGGGCTGTCCAGAGCGATTTCGGGCAATATGCTCCAAAATGGGCGCGACCAGAGCTGTCCATCCAGTCTGATGATTCGCTCCTAGACCACGGCCGGTGTCTCCATGGAAGTACTCGTAAAACAGAACCAGATCTTTCCAGTGCTCATCTTTGGCAAACCGGTTACCTCGAGCGTAACTGGGACGAGTCCCTTTTTCATCTGGGAGAAAGAGGCGGACGAGTCGACGACGTATTTCAT from Thalassoglobus polymorphus includes the following:
- a CDS encoding ClpP family protease, whose amino-acid sequence is MFDLNIERPSPVQPQNSDYQRTRQMTVGDLLLENRIIFLDGPIHDGNANMIVMKLLYLQSENRHQDIHLYVNSPGGSVTATLAIYDTMQFLDCKVATYCVGLAASGGAILVAGGSAGKRFILPHAKMMIHQPYGQVGGQVSDIEIQAKEILETRTVLNEILSEHTGQPIDVVAKDTERDFYMSPTAAKEYGLVDEIVSKKDKGKKDESKSADEKSS